A region from the Melanotaenia boesemani isolate fMelBoe1 chromosome 11, fMelBoe1.pri, whole genome shotgun sequence genome encodes:
- the LOC121649401 gene encoding gastrula zinc finger protein XlCGF57.1-like, with product MEDDDKSWSANKAHGSGVNSDVESNTARKSLSSSEYGEEFQDQRSLQRHLSKRSLKCLNRKKCFRVTPNVNIQERDHTGNETVRCDVCGKIFSHKTHLSVHMKIHTGDKPFSCEECGQNFGQKTHLNRHMRIHMGDRPFSCDECGHRFSRKTSLTQHMRIHTGDKPFSCDECGHRFSQKANLTQHMRIHAGDRPFSCDECGHSFGRKTSLTQHMRIHTGDKPFRCDECRHRFSRKTSLTQHMRIHTGDKPFCCDECGHRFSQKTSLTQHMRIHTGDKPFCCDGCGRRFNEKKSLNVHMRIHTGDKPFSCDECGHRFIQKTSLTQHKRIHTGDKPFYCDECGHRFSRKTSLTQHKRIHTGERPLSCEECGHRFSRKTNLNQHMRIHTGDKPFSCDECGQRFSQKTSLNRHMRIHTGDKPFSCEDCGQRFSLKTNLNQHMRIHRGDKPFSCDECGHRFSQKTSLNRHMRIHTGDKPFSCEDCGHRFNQKTSLTQHMRIHTGDKPFSCDECGHRFSEKTSLTQHMRIHTGDKPFSCEDCGHRFSQKTNLNQHMRIHRGDKPFSCDEWKVLVSLCTA from the exons ATGGAAGACGATGATAAAAGCTGGAGTGCCAACAAGGCACATGGATCAGGTGTAAATAGCGATGTGGAGTCTAACACGGCCAGAAAATCACTTAGCAGCTCTGAATATGGTGAAGAATTTCAAGACCAACGATCCCTCCAGAGACACTTATCAAAAAGATCTTTGAAGTGTTTGAACAGGAAGAAATGTTTTAGAGTGACACCCAATGTAAATATCCAGGAAAGAGACCACACAGGAAATGAAACAGTTCgatgtgatgtttgtggaaAAATATTCAGTCATAAAACACATCTCAGTGTACACAtgaaaatccacacaggagacaaaccattcagctgtgaggaatgtggacaaaattTTGGTCAAAAGACACACTTAaaccgacacatgagaatccacatgGGAGAcagaccattcagctgtgatgaatgtggacatagatttagtcGAAAGACAAGCTTAACCCAACACATGAGAatacacacaggagacaaaccattcagctgtgatgaatgtggacatagatttagtcaaaaggCAAACTTAacccaacacatgagaatccacgcaggagacagaccattcagctgtgatgaatgtggacatagttTTGGTCGAAAGACAAGCTTAacccaacacatgagaattcacacaggagacaaaccatttcGCTGTGATGAATGTAGACATAGATTTAGTCGAAAGACAAGCTTAacccaacacatgagaatccacacaggagacaaaccattctgctgtgatgaatgtggacatagatttagtcaaaagacaagcttaacccaacacatgagaatccacacaggagacaaaccattctgctgtgatggatgtgGACGTagatttaatgaaaagaaaagcttaaacgtacacatgagaatccacacaggagacaaaccattcagctgtgatgaatgtggacatagatttatTCAAAAGACAAGTTTAACCCAACACaagagaatccacacaggagacaaaccattctactgtgatgaatgtggacatagatttagtcGAAAGACAAGTTTAACCCAACACaagagaatccacacaggagaaagaCCACTCAgctgtgaggaatgtggacatagatttagtcgaaagacaaacttaaaccaacacatgagaatacacacaggagacaaaccattcagctgtgatgaatgtggacaaagatttagtcaaaagacaagcttaaaccgacacatgagaatccacacaggagacaaaccattcagctgtgaggactgtggacaaagatttagtctcaagacaaacttaaaccaacacatgagaatccacagaggagacaaaccattcagttgtgatgaatgtggacatagatttagtcaaaagacaagcttaaaccgacacatgagaatccacacaggagacaaaccattcagctgtgaggactgtggacatagatttaatcaaaagacaagcttaacccaacacatgagaatacacacaggagacaaaccattcagctgtgatgagtgtggacatagatttagtgAAAAGACAAGCTTAACCCAACACATGAGAatacacacaggagacaaaccattcagctgtgaggactgtggacatagatttagtcaaaagacaaacttaaaccaacacatgagaatccacagaggagacaaaccattcagctgtgatgaatg GAAAGTTTTGGTCTCACTCTGTACTGCTTAA